Sequence from the Amaranthus tricolor cultivar Red isolate AtriRed21 chromosome 1, ASM2621246v1, whole genome shotgun sequence genome:
ATTGTTCGCAtgctttcttcttctccatttattttaatttgctatAATTTCAATCTTTAACTGTATATCCTTCATATCCTTTTTCACTCATGTTTTCCAAGTCATTTTTAGTTGTCCACACTCTTTTTAAGTCTCGTGAGCTctaattttctatatttttttactgTTTTTCTAATACCCCGTCTTTGCACATGTTTAAATCATCTTAAACAAATTTCTTTCATCTTTTCATCATTATTTGCAATTCTTAAACCTTTTTCATATCTTCATTTTGAATATTGTTACTCAAGGTATGTCGTCTCATCCAGCGAAGCATTCGCTTTTACGCTACTCTTATCTTCTTACAATGATCCTTTTTAAAAGCCCAACACTTAGATCCATATAGTAGTGCGGCTCTATTAGCCCGTGGATAGAATTCTTCCTTTAGTTTTATGTGCACACCTTGATTGCATAATATCCTAGTAGTTTCTCTCCATTTCGCCACCTACACTTAATTTTGTAAGTCGTATTTTGTTGAATGTCCCCACTACTCCTCAATATGGATGCAAGGTATTTTAAGCATCTACTTGGAGATATTTGTTTTTCgggaaatttcacgtggtaatcCTGAGTTTTGACTGTTCCACGTCGTAGACAtacctttattttaatatgcatGGTGACCTCGAGCTTTCAACTTTTCCATATAATAGACAAAATGTTATTCTTTGTTTAATTAAGTATCCTATTCgaacaaattttctaaaaatatttcCATAAGGGCGATCATAACATTTGTGTTTATGAAAATAAGTTGTCATGATGGTTAATAATAacgtaaatttaacaaaaatctaaacctTTTGCCTAATAGATGGAGAAATTAAGAGCTTAGGGTCACCACGGGAATTAAAAAATAACGTTAATGATAACTTTATAACGTCTCTTGTTATCGCGTTTGTGCTATAGTTACACTTCATTTGCTTTTTCTTACTTCAACTTAATTTAACCCTCATGACTCCAAGTTTTCTCTCCATCTACCTGACTTAGCATTAACCCTCTCCCAGGTCTCATCTAACACAATGTTATTAACAAACAATATGCACCAAGAAATGTCTACTTAGATCGATCCAGTGATCAACAAACAATGTCATACATATTGGAtgtgttttctatttttttactttgttgTACTTCTTTTTTGATGATGTTTTATGTGTAGGTTCAAGACATTGCCTTGGCCGATTACATAGGTGTTTCTCCGGTCAAGCATGCTACCTTTGTTCCTCACACTGCCGGTAGATACCAAATGAAGCGATTTAGGAAGGCACAATGCCCTATCATCGAGAGGCTTACCAACTCCCTCATGATGCATGGACGCAACAACGGTAAAAAGTTGATGGCTGTTCGCATTGTGAAGCATGCCATGGAAATTATTAACCTTTTGACCGATCAAAACCCAATTCAAATTATTGTTGATGCAATAATCAATAGGTATTAAACTTTGTGAACAGATTCATTTGTGTCGCAGCTAATGAGACGATCAATAATTTGAAATTCTTGAGTCATCTCATTTTGCAGTTGCATCTTCTTATTGTCTAAACTTGTGATGTTTCTGTATGCTCTGCTTAACACATCAGTTGTGATGCAGTGGACCACGAGAAGATGCTACTAGGATTGGATCAGCTGGTGTTGTTAGGCGTCAGGCTGTTGATATCTCTCCATTGAGGCGAGTGAACCAGGCTATATATCTTTTGACTACCGGGGCTCGTGAGAGTGCTTTCAGAAATATCAAGACTATTGCCGAGTGCCTTGCAGATGAACTCATCAATGCTGCCAAGGGGTCATCAAACAGGTACTTGTGACCCTTTTCAcctgtttttattctttttcgtTATCAATGAAGTTTTATTTGCGTATTTACTTTACCTCATGTTAACTGTTGTCTTTATTTTTAACGAAAGACATTCCAGGGTCATGGTATCTTGGCCAATTTTTGGGATGTTGaatcattaatctttgataGTTTTTCTAATCAAATAATTTTGTCAAACATAGTAGGCAGTAGCTAAAGATATGTGTTTAACTGTTTATAAACTGAgggattagttttttatttatcatgGTCTAACTAAGGCAAACGTAAGGGGCTTTGAATCTGCATGTGCATGTgcaaagttttaaaaattttgatagtaCAAGATAACTGAAGAATAGAGAAGTTTATATTTAGAAACAATGTATATTATTTAGTACTCCGAAGATATCAGTTGTGAACTTTCTTTAGCTGTACGGAGTTTATTTATAAATTGGTTGCCACTTGCAGTTATGCGATTAAGAAGAAGGATGAAATTGAGAGAGTTGCCAAAGCCAACCGTTGAGTTTGGGATTTGAGTTTCTACAAAGATTTTGTTTTGTTCTGCAATTTCAGAAACAGTATCTTCAAGAGTAATATGTATGCTGGCTTTGTCTAAGCTTTTTACATATTTTCTATCTGTAATGCTGGATAATAGATTTATTGATGCTTGGTGTGAATGAGAATCTTGCATATTAATGTCATGGTATGTTTCTCTTGGATAATTTTGTTCAAGCTTGAATGGATATTAGTAATCACAGCCCTTGTCTTTCTGCTATGCACTCTGGCATTCTCCATCATGATTGGTAAATAAGATTGCAGTCTATTTCTTGAGTTTTGGTACTGGAAAACATCTCCTGCGGTAGCACATCCATCATAACTTAGAAAGTAGAACGATATTTCTTAGTGAAACTATATCACCATCATCATGCCCATTGTATCCTGCCCATAAGcagggtctagggagggaaAGAAAGTGGCAACTCATACTTATAAAGGAGAGCGTGACCAAAAAGTCCCTCAACTCAAGGTTGTGTACATTTAATTTGTATGAAATTGTAAATGATGTTTGTATTTGATTATACTCTTTCCGTCTCCATAAGTTCAAATTAGAATATTACATTTTAGGAGGGGGAAACTCCAATGCGGGTTTTTAAGGGTCATACCTGAGTAAAAgtatatttatgtaaagttttgtTAGGATATGAAGATAGAAACGTAAAAAATGGAAGCAACAAAGATGTAGATGCTTAGGTGGATATGCGGATCCATGAGTTTGGATAAGAAAGGAACTATGAGTTTAGGGAGAAGCTATTGTTTTCCTTGTTATTTGCAAAGATGTGTGAATATAGATTGGGATGATTTGGAAATAAATGTGCAAAGAAAGATTGATGCTCTCGTGAGAAGGGTATAAATAATCATAATGAAGGGACCTGAGAAGTCGATGAAGACCCAAGGAAACGTGGGAAGAGCAAGTTAAGGCTAACTTGCGTCAGTTGCACCGCTCTAGGGACCTGACTAGTTGTAGATGTAGTTGAATACGATGAATTTAGGCTTTAGACTACTGATTTTAttcgtttatttatttattttttgttgtttattaatactcttgtatttatttatgtacttatttatttaatctaaATGAATCAACTCTAGTTTGTTGAGTACTATTTGTTGAGTACTTGATACCACTAATTGCGTTTCTTACAAAGCTCTCTTTGTTTGAAGGTCCATTTGACCACATTCCTCCTACCCTCTGTTTGGAGGGGTAAgggtatatttttgtgttttctACTCAGACCCCCGGATTTGGGTATGATAGTATAATACAATATGATATTCTATTTGTTTAGTTTAGCTATTTATTTCAATAGCAAACCTCTATCTGGTTTAGTTTGCGTTGTATATGCAGATATGCTTCTAATGGAGTATTGGCGTCTATAGAATCTCTCTTTGAAGGGTTCTATCTGTTTGAGAGTCAGATAGACCATGTTTATCTTTGTCCTCTTTTTGGAGGGTTACGAGTATAAACTATTTGTTATCTTCCCCAAATGAATTCTGTTTTCGAACAAAATACTAGATTGATGACTATTAGTCTATTACTATGACTATGAGATGAAGCAAACCTATTTACGTTTCAATATTACTAAGTTAACATcttttaaaatcataaaaagttgatattaattatttttacattGAGATGAAGCTAATGAGATCTCAGTTGACCATATttaaacttatagattaagaataaactgTAAATTAAGAGTGCTtgataattaatgaaaaaaaccaGGTACTACAACTAAAACGAATTAGACAGATTACATAATTTAGTGTTTATAAGACTTGTAAAATTGAGATAATATTTACAAAGTCAAAGAATAATATAGCATTTAATATAAAAGATAATATATCACTTAATATACTTCTATTATCAAAAAGAAAAGAGTACAGTTGATCATTTACAATTCTTCAACCTTTTCAACAAAAAGAAACATGAAAAATTTTGATGGTGTACTGTAACTACAAGTTAGTAAGAGATTTTCTTTATATGATCTTGATTCGAGTCGGTACTTAAATGCTTTTTTCAGGAGCAAGGCTGCTTTTAGTCGAAACAGCTTGATGCAAGTAAGAACCCAATGGTGATGGAAGTTGTTTCCTTGGCGATAAGTGGACTTGCTCTAGCACCTGGAACTGCAACCTTGAAGGATAGTCCCTCACACACCCGATTCTGGGTCCAGCACCAGTTGTCCATCTGAACTGTAAATGTTCACCCAATTGATAAGATTGAGTTCTTCTATGACTATGGATTCTCTTTAGGATGGTTGCTTGTGATAATGGCTCTTCAAACTTAGGATCCTCATGCAACTCGAATAGATTGAGTTTAGGGCACATGAAATCGTCCTCTGACAGGAATGATTCTTCTGCTGTTTCGAAACCATCATCGGACAAAAAGTCgtcgtcttcttcttcttcttctttgatGTCGTTATGATCATCTTCGGGTGGTAATTGAGGTGTCTTGAACTCTTCTTCCACCACGCTACGAATGCTTGGAATTTTAAGTCTCGCAATCTTGGACCGTATGATCTGTGATCTTTTTAGTAGTATCTTGGAGGTGGCCACGTCTGAAAGCTTAGATAATCGTGGTTGGTGCTCTTCATTCTCATCTCGAGTTGAACTATAAACTCCTCCATCTTCCTCATCCATTGGAGCTTTCTATTTTTCAACAATGGGTACGAATTCAATAACAATTTTAGCAAAAGGTACACAATGGAAAAATCTTAAGAACTTTACCTTGACACCAGTAAGATCCACGTTGTTTTCTGTAAGAAATGTCATGAATGCCTGGAAATTTTCTTCTGTAGGGAGGTAATGACCACTATGAGGCCAAACTGACtaaacaattcaaaacaatggtaGTCATATTTCATGTTTTAAGGGCTGaacttgttagagtatataatgtaTTTTAGGGTCTTAACTATTAGCTTATATTTTTGGTTGAGGTTGtttcttgatatggtatcagagccaacatAACTGAAAAGTCACGGGTTTGAATTTCAACTACCCCTTCAATTTAAGGGGAATATTTCACATCAGGTACAAGGAGGGTCTATGTTACATCCAAACTTCTAGCGCAAAGGGCTTTCGTATAAGTGGcatgttagaatataaaatgtattatacaaccatcaacttaagatTTTGgatgagttggttccttgacaggaACATGAACAAATAAGCACAGAACACACAAATTTTCCTCTATAATTACCGTTAGAATTCCATTGTCGACAATCAATCTTCCAGCAGACAGTGTTGCACCTCCAGCCAGAAAACTGGAATGTTGAAATTTGCCTTTGATTTTCTGGGCGACATACAATGTTCTTGTGGTGCTTAACACAAAGATCCATTTACTGCCTTTAGGTTCTGCTGTTGTATCAACAACCTTTTGGCTTGCTTTGTACAAAAGTCTTCCATTCTCCACTATCACTTCATATTCTTCCCTCTCTGCCTGTAAAGAGCAAAAACTTTGGTCATTCTATTACTAAAATTTTAGTGTATGTTTGGCGATACGAATGATTGTTTAGAAAATGGTCGTTGGTTTGTTTACTTGTCTGTTTCAGCAACTAGAAGAGTTAGTTATTTTTGTGGGATCATAAGCTAATTTGAGAGGTCAATTGTTAATGAAAATGTTTGTTATAGTTAAATATTGACGGTTGATCgtttatttaagaaaaagtgGTCATATAAGTCTTAAAGCTAATAAAAGCTACTCGAAACAATTTAATCATTTTGActtcaaaattattttgaaataacAGCTTTGATTGTTAGGCTAAGCAATTAGTCAAAAGTAGACTAAAAACCATTTACAAAATAAGGACTAAGTGAAGGAAAGTTGAATATAGTAcgttaacaaaatcaaaaatgtgTTTTAATagtttgtttggataacaacttaagaaggaaaagaaaagatgaaaatgagaaaagagaaaagggaaaggaaggggagaaaATTAATAGGGAAGGTCTCGCTTATTTGTCTACGGAAGAAAGGAAGGGTAAAGGGAGA
This genomic interval carries:
- the LOC130823320 gene encoding 40S ribosomal protein S5-like — translated: MSFMEDSIQPAVISENYVADVKLFGKWSFEDVQVQDIALADYIGVSPVKHATFVPHTAGRYQMKRFRKAQCPIIERLTNSLMMHGRNNGKKLMAVRIVKHAMEIINLLTDQNPIQIIVDAIINSGPREDATRIGSAGVVRRQAVDISPLRRVNQAIYLLTTGARESAFRNIKTIAECLADELINAAKGSSNSYAIKKKDEIERVAKANR
- the LOC130810693 gene encoding IQ domain-containing protein IQM6-like, with product MASFSSSYYKMEDHRNVAATKLQKVYKSFRTRRRLADCAVLAEHKWWQVLDFAELKRCSISFFDIEKPESAISRWFRATTKAAKVGKGSSKDEKSRKLALQHWLEAIDPRHRYGHNLQFYYVRWLHCKSNQPFFYWLDIGEGRGIDIIERCPRSRLQQQCIKYLDPAEREEYEVIVENGRLLYKASQKVVDTTAEPKGSKWIFVLSTTRTLYVAQKIKGKFQHSSFLAGGATLSAGRLIVDNGILTSVWPHSGHYLPTEENFQAFMTFLTENNVDLTGVKKAPMDEEDGGVYSSTRDENEEHQPRLSKLSDVATSKILLKRSQIIRSKIARLKIPSIRSVVEEEFKTPQLPPEDDHNDIKEEEEEDDDFLSDDGFETAEESFLSEDDFMCPKLNLFELHEDPKFEEPLSQATILKRIHSHRRTQSYQLGEHLQFRWTTGAGPRIGCVRDYPSRLQFQVLEQVHLSPRKQLPSPLGSYLHQAVSTKSSLAPEKSI